A section of the Candidatus Omnitrophota bacterium genome encodes:
- the tilS gene encoding tRNA lysidine(34) synthetase TilS — MDIFIQKVKESALHNKLFSNGDRALVAVSGGPDSVALLHALSQLRYALGIQLVVGHVDHHLRATSSKDASFVKKLSKELNIPCEVVSVKIQKSWRASSVEELARQARFNALVRLAKKHKMNTIALGHTQNDLAETVLMRILRGSGLLGMQSILPKRVLYNTVFVRPLLHMTRAEIDKFLQKNRYAFRLDPTNKQKLFFRNKIRLELLPLLQKKFNPGIQKTLTGLAETSAIDYSYLEEQAQKELRKISGEDPKKIPLEKFNKLHLSLQRMIIRLCIQQKAGNTRQITLDHIREVEKLIASRGKNARIRFPNGLRVTKEGAFLVFK, encoded by the coding sequence ATGGATATTTTTATTCAAAAAGTTAAAGAGTCGGCTTTGCACAACAAGCTTTTTTCAAACGGCGACAGGGCCCTCGTTGCTGTTTCCGGAGGGCCGGATTCGGTCGCGCTGTTACACGCCCTTTCTCAACTGCGTTACGCGCTCGGCATTCAGCTTGTGGTTGGACACGTCGATCACCATTTACGTGCGACATCCTCAAAAGACGCGAGCTTCGTTAAAAAACTATCTAAAGAATTGAATATTCCCTGCGAGGTCGTTTCCGTGAAAATTCAAAAGTCTTGGCGCGCCAGTTCCGTTGAGGAACTGGCGCGCCAGGCGCGTTTTAACGCCTTGGTTCGCCTAGCAAAGAAGCATAAAATGAACACGATCGCCTTAGGACACACCCAAAATGACCTGGCCGAAACGGTTTTAATGCGCATTTTACGCGGCAGCGGGCTTTTAGGCATGCAAAGCATTTTACCCAAACGCGTTCTTTACAATACGGTCTTTGTCCGCCCGCTTTTGCATATGACCCGGGCTGAAATTGACAAATTCTTACAGAAAAACCGCTACGCTTTTCGCCTGGACCCCACAAACAAGCAAAAACTATTTTTCCGCAATAAGATCCGCCTGGAACTTTTGCCGCTTCTTCAAAAAAAGTTTAATCCCGGAATCCAAAAAACGTTAACCGGATTAGCCGAAACAAGCGCAATCGATTACAGCTATTTAGAAGAACAGGCGCAAAAAGAATTGAGAAAAATTTCCGGGGAAGATCCCAAAAAAATTCCTTTAGAAAAATTTAACAAGCTCCATCTAAGCCTGCAGCGTATGATCATCCGCCTTTGCATCCAACAAAAAGCCGGAAATACCCGGCAGATCACCCTTGACCATATTAGGGAAGTGGAAAAGCTGATCGCCTCACGCGGTAAAAACGCGCGGATCCGTTTTCCCAACGGCCTTCGCGTTACCAAAGAGGGCGCTTTTCTTGTTTTTAAATAA
- the ftsH gene encoding ATP-dependent zinc metalloprotease FtsH, translating to MNKSNSKTPKKPSFRLNPKNRLPQNGQSGLWLWVILIFVFFLMFSQTNVSTVTLPQEMTYGEFYSIVKDNTATQKIKSLALTENLLQGTLSDGKKFTVYLPTDDKVILDLIRTNVSDFNVTPAKTFWSNLLFSLGPMVLLILFFWFVSYRGAQMGNKVWSFGKSRAKVSGDGKNKFTFEDVAGVDEAKEELQEIIEFLKDPKKFQRLGGKIPKGVLLVGPPGTGKTLLAKAVAGEAGVPFFSLSGSDFVEMFVGVGASRVRDLFEQGRKASKTSGKGAIIFIDEIDAVGRLRFSGIGGGHDEREQTLNALLVEMDGFDTHAGLILIAATNRPDTLDPALLRPGRFDRQIVVSLPDILGREAILKVHTRNLKLSPTLDLKAIARQTVYFSGADLANVCNEAALLAARHNKEAIGQEELLAAVERVTMGPEKKSRVTSKKEKEITAYHEAGHALLSLLIEEVDPFTKVSIIPRGMAGGYTITPPSEDRHYWGKRELNGKIVVALGGRAAEEICLNEITTGAQSDLQFATEVARKMICEYGMSEKLGTLTLGRHNHQVFLGRDMMEQKDYSEETARAIDNEIRQIIDAAYTKAQKLLTQHRDRLDILAKRLIEKEVLDVEETRILLGLSLPSSEQNSSQPDPSSNKS from the coding sequence ATGAATAAATCAAATTCAAAAACTCCGAAAAAGCCTTCCTTCAGGCTAAATCCTAAAAATCGTTTGCCGCAAAACGGCCAAAGCGGTTTGTGGCTGTGGGTCATTTTGATCTTTGTCTTCTTTTTAATGTTCAGCCAAACCAATGTCAGCACCGTAACCCTTCCGCAAGAAATGACTTATGGAGAATTTTATTCCATCGTCAAAGATAATACCGCAACGCAAAAAATAAAATCATTAGCATTAACTGAAAACCTCTTGCAGGGAACTTTAAGTGACGGAAAGAAGTTCACCGTCTATCTTCCTACCGACGACAAAGTGATCCTGGACTTGATCCGCACCAATGTCAGCGATTTTAACGTTACTCCGGCTAAAACATTTTGGAGCAATTTATTGTTTTCACTGGGGCCCATGGTCCTTTTGATCTTATTTTTCTGGTTCGTCTCTTATCGCGGCGCCCAGATGGGAAATAAGGTCTGGTCATTCGGAAAATCCCGCGCGAAGGTTAGCGGTGACGGAAAAAATAAATTCACCTTTGAAGATGTGGCCGGCGTTGATGAAGCCAAAGAAGAATTGCAAGAGATCATTGAATTTCTAAAAGACCCTAAAAAGTTTCAGCGTTTGGGGGGAAAAATTCCAAAAGGCGTTCTTTTAGTTGGGCCTCCGGGAACCGGAAAAACCCTTCTCGCCAAAGCTGTTGCCGGCGAGGCAGGCGTTCCATTCTTCTCGTTAAGCGGATCGGATTTTGTGGAAATGTTCGTCGGTGTCGGCGCCTCGCGCGTCCGTGACCTTTTTGAACAAGGCCGAAAGGCTTCCAAAACCTCCGGTAAAGGAGCCATCATTTTCATCGATGAGATCGACGCGGTAGGGCGTTTACGATTTTCAGGGATCGGCGGCGGACACGACGAGCGTGAGCAGACATTAAACGCGCTTTTAGTGGAAATGGATGGCTTTGATACGCACGCCGGGCTTATCCTGATCGCCGCGACCAATCGTCCTGACACTCTCGACCCGGCATTACTGCGCCCGGGGCGCTTCGACCGTCAGATCGTTGTTTCTTTGCCCGACATTCTCGGACGAGAAGCTATCTTAAAAGTACACACGCGAAATTTAAAACTTTCTCCAACGCTTGACCTTAAGGCCATCGCGCGTCAAACCGTTTATTTTTCCGGAGCTGACCTGGCGAATGTCTGCAACGAAGCCGCGCTTTTAGCCGCGCGCCACAACAAAGAGGCCATCGGCCAAGAAGAACTTTTAGCGGCCGTTGAACGCGTCACCATGGGCCCGGAAAAAAAGAGCCGTGTGACATCGAAAAAAGAAAAAGAGATCACCGCCTATCACGAAGCAGGGCACGCACTTTTATCACTTTTGATCGAAGAAGTTGACCCCTTTACAAAAGTTTCCATTATTCCGCGCGGCATGGCCGGCGGATATACCATCACACCACCAAGTGAAGACCGCCATTATTGGGGCAAGAGAGAATTAAACGGAAAGATCGTCGTCGCCTTAGGCGGACGAGCCGCGGAAGAAATATGTTTAAATGAAATTACCACCGGCGCGCAAAGTGACCTTCAATTCGCCACCGAGGTCGCCCGAAAAATGATCTGCGAATACGGCATGAGCGAAAAACTCGGGACCTTAACGCTGGGGCGTCACAATCATCAGGTTTTCTTAGGCCGCGATATGATGGAGCAAAAAGATTACAGCGAAGAAACCGCCCGAGCCATTGACAATGAAATTCGCCAGATCATTGACGCCGCGTATACAAAAGCACAAAAATTACTGACCCAGCATCGTGACCGATTAGATATCCTGGCAAAACGCTTAATTGAAAAAGAAGTGCTGGACGTTGAAGAAACACGCATTCTTTTAGGATTGAGCCTTCCGTCATCGGAACAAAATTCATCACAACCAGATCCATCTTCCAATAAGTCTTGA
- a CDS encoding FlgD immunoglobulin-like domain containing protein codes for MLKKIILLSLLLLTLVSSPLFADTIISSNIAGNTTWTLANSPYIVTGDIQVAYEGPWYWGARAVLTIQPGVLVKFEPGAGLVIGNGAAGGLQAVGTTEQPITFTSNAATPAPGDWKGIYFHNNTVQTNLDHTIVEYGGHTNNANLYFEGTSPPVINSTIRFSSGDGIYANDTSVPALSNLAINDNTFYPVNIHATTVDSLGLLSASGNGQGDIVKLRSTGTIGASTAWPYTSIPYLVASDIEVAYIGPWYNGARAVLTIQPGVTVKFDPGAGLFMGINNAGGLQAVGTTEQPITFTSNAATPTPGDWKGLYFGTGTVQTNLDHTIVEYGGNTNNANVYFNGTSPLMTNSTIRSGSGDGIYANDTSVPALSNLTINDNAFYPVNIHATTVDSLGLLSASGNGQGDIVKLRSAGTIGASTPWPYTSIPYLVTSDIEVAYIGPWYNGARAVLTIQPGVTVKFDPGAGLFIGGGHDGGLQAVGTAEQPITFTSNAVTPAPGDWKGIYFQSNTVQTNLDHTIIEYGGNTNNANIYLNGTFFAITNSVIRLGSGDGIYASDGSVPALSNLTIDDNALYPVNIHASNVDSLGLLSASGNGQGDMITLRSAGAIGSSTLWPYTSIPYLVTSDIEVAYTGQWYWGARAVLTVQPGITVKFDPGAGLFIGVNHDGGLQAMGTTEQPITFTSNAATPAPGDWKGIYFGTGTVEANLVHAIIEYGGNTNNANLYFNGTSFPVVNSTIQYSSGYGIYLNNASLNLSALTIRNGLNDGIHLSGASALSLTNSAIENNSGDGIELNETSSLALMHSAVQNNSGYALNSASSQSLSANYLNIASNGGGINATAGNINASYVWWEDVFGPSGAGPGTGQSVSTNVTYEPWCAEPVNDTFYFSNVAPSLPQFNQNSDITVLHAQLAQNANWQATIRNSDLQAVKNFSGAGSIIDQPWGGDDSNDQPLPNGTYFYMISAQSTQNPETTTSVAGRITLDDSLPLHILNNSVSQRFFKPRLHTTTSIQYTLRFNANTTIQINNSSGNIVRTLINSELRSAGDYAENWNGTDDNGQLLPDGIYTYTIDAQAIIGGEAQYSPPPTSEHVPLTSVTFAPEPFSPERGERLAISYNVAVPAKVKFGINFWAFASDKPSEGTGNIVYWNGRNDQGQFSDSVQIVSQSLRLPENFIAIVDDRTLDISALTTDPYLIKPVYNEVTTITYTINEPASVTTKIISQNGSQIIRVAEENVQREAGTYSVIWDGRSTSGETVTTPADYRVRVEAIDNYGKITIRDGNIRIAY; via the coding sequence ATGCTTAAAAAAATCATTCTCTTAAGCCTTCTCCTTCTAACACTCGTTAGCTCTCCTCTCTTTGCCGATACCATTATTTCTTCCAATATTGCCGGAAATACAACTTGGACGCTAGCCAATAGCCCTTATATTGTTACAGGAGATATTCAAGTCGCCTACGAAGGCCCCTGGTATTGGGGTGCCCGAGCCGTCCTCACAATACAACCAGGTGTTCTGGTCAAATTTGAACCAGGTGCCGGTCTGGTCATCGGAAACGGAGCGGCAGGTGGCCTTCAAGCGGTGGGTACAACCGAGCAACCTATCACGTTTACTTCCAATGCCGCTACTCCCGCACCAGGAGATTGGAAAGGGATTTATTTTCACAACAATACCGTCCAAACCAATCTTGATCATACAATAGTCGAATATGGCGGCCATACCAACAACGCCAATCTCTACTTTGAAGGAACGTCTCCTCCTGTTATCAATTCGACTATCCGCTTTAGTAGCGGTGACGGTATTTATGCCAACGACACCTCTGTTCCTGCTTTAAGCAATCTCGCCATTAACGATAATACGTTTTATCCCGTCAATATTCATGCCACGACTGTTGACAGTCTTGGCCTGTTAAGCGCTTCCGGAAATGGGCAGGGAGATATAGTGAAGTTACGAAGCACTGGCACAATAGGCGCAAGTACCGCTTGGCCATACACATCAATTCCTTATCTTGTCGCCTCCGACATTGAAGTCGCTTACATAGGTCCGTGGTATAACGGCGCCAGGGCTGTCCTGACAATACAACCCGGCGTCACCGTAAAGTTTGACCCCGGTGCCGGCTTGTTTATGGGGATCAACAATGCGGGAGGGCTTCAGGCTGTGGGTACAACCGAGCAGCCTATCACGTTTACTTCCAATGCCGCTACTCCAACTCCCGGAGACTGGAAGGGGCTTTATTTTGGGACCGGCACCGTGCAGACCAATCTTGACCATACGATAGTTGAATACGGCGGCAATACCAATAACGCCAATGTGTATTTTAACGGCACCTCTCCTTTGATGACAAACTCGACGATCCGCTCGGGCAGTGGTGACGGTATTTATGCCAACGACACCTCTGTTCCTGCTTTAAGCAATCTTACCATTAACGACAATGCGTTTTATCCCGTCAATATTCATGCCACGACTGTTGATAGTCTTGGCCTGTTAAGCGCTTCCGGGAATGGACAGGGAGATATAGTGAAGTTACGAAGCGCTGGCACAATAGGCGCCAGCACCCCTTGGCCTTACACATCAATTCCATATCTTGTCACCTCCGACATTGAAGTCGCTTACATAGGTCCGTGGTATAACGGCGCCAGAGCTGTCCTGACAATACAACCAGGTGTTACCGTAAAGTTTGATCCCGGTGCCGGTTTATTCATAGGAGGCGGCCACGATGGCGGACTTCAAGCGGTGGGCACAGCCGAGCAACCTATCACATTTACGTCCAATGCCGTAACCCCCGCGCCAGGAGACTGGAAGGGAATTTATTTTCAAAGCAACACTGTCCAGACCAATCTCGATCATACGATAATTGAATACGGCGGCAATACAAATAACGCCAACATCTATCTTAATGGTACTTTTTTTGCTATTACTAATTCGGTCATCCGTCTTGGCAGCGGTGACGGTATTTACGCCAGCGACGGTTCCGTTCCTGCTTTAAGCAATCTTACCATTGATGATAACGCGCTTTACCCTGTCAATATTCACGCCTCGAACGTTGACAGCCTTGGTCTGTTAAGCGCTTCCGGAAATGGGCAGGGAGATATGATAACGTTACGTAGTGCGGGCGCAATAGGCTCCAGTACCCTTTGGCCATACACATCAATTCCTTATCTTGTCACCTCCGACATTGAAGTCGCGTACACAGGTCAGTGGTATTGGGGTGCCAGAGCCGTTCTCACAGTCCAACCGGGTATTACCGTTAAATTTGATCCGGGTGCCGGCCTGTTCATAGGAGTCAACCATGATGGCGGGCTTCAGGCTATGGGCACAACCGAGCAGCCTATTACGTTTACTTCCAATGCCGCTACTCCCGCGCCGGGAGATTGGAAGGGGATTTATTTTGGAACCGGCACCGTTGAGGCTAATCTTGTCCATGCGATAATTGAATACGGCGGCAATACCAACAACGCTAATCTCTACTTTAATGGCACATCTTTTCCTGTTGTCAACTCGACCATCCAATACAGCAGTGGTTATGGCATTTATCTCAATAACGCATCCTTGAACCTGAGCGCACTGACAATTCGCAATGGTTTAAATGACGGAATTCATTTGAGCGGCGCCTCGGCTTTATCTCTTACCAATAGTGCTATTGAGAATAATTCAGGTGACGGCATTGAGCTAAATGAAACTTCAAGCCTGGCGCTGATGCATAGCGCAGTACAAAATAATTCCGGTTACGCCCTGAATTCCGCAAGCTCCCAATCCCTTAGCGCAAATTATTTGAATATCGCTTCCAATGGCGGTGGCATAAATGCAACTGCTGGCAATATCAACGCTTCTTATGTTTGGTGGGAAGATGTCTTCGGCCCATCCGGCGCGGGACCGGGGACAGGGCAATCGGTAAGTACCAACGTTACTTACGAGCCCTGGTGTGCCGAACCGGTCAATGACACTTTTTATTTTTCCAATGTCGCGCCATCTTTGCCACAGTTTAATCAAAACAGTGACATCACAGTTTTACATGCACAGTTGGCCCAAAACGCGAATTGGCAAGCCACGATTAGAAATAGCGATTTGCAGGCAGTGAAGAATTTTTCCGGCGCAGGCAGCATCATTGACCAGCCTTGGGGCGGAGACGATAGCAATGATCAGCCGCTTCCCAACGGTACTTATTTTTATATGATTTCTGCGCAAAGCACGCAAAATCCCGAAACGACCACCTCTGTTGCCGGACGCATAACGCTTGATGACAGCCTGCCGCTTCATATCCTCAATAATTCAGTCTCGCAGCGGTTTTTCAAGCCGCGTCTTCACACCACGACATCCATTCAATACACTCTTCGGTTTAATGCCAATACCACCATTCAAATTAATAATTCGTCCGGAAACATTGTGCGCACACTGATCAACAGTGAACTTCGTTCAGCCGGAGATTACGCAGAAAACTGGAACGGCACCGATGACAACGGACAACTTTTACCCGATGGGATTTACACCTACACCATTGATGCGCAGGCGATTATCGGAGGAGAGGCTCAATACAGCCCGCCACCCACCAGCGAGCATGTGCCCCTGACCAGCGTCACCTTCGCGCCTGAGCCGTTTTCGCCCGAGCGAGGAGAACGCCTGGCTATTAGCTATAATGTTGCAGTACCAGCAAAAGTAAAGTTTGGCATTAATTTCTGGGCATTTGCGTCGGACAAGCCCAGTGAAGGAACCGGCAATATCGTTTATTGGAACGGCCGCAACGACCAAGGACAATTTTCGGATTCGGTGCAGATCGTATCCCAGAGCTTACGACTTCCAGAAAATTTCATCGCGATTGTCGATGACCGCACTCTAGATATTTCCGCGCTCACCACCGATCCCTATTTGATCAAACCAGTTTACAATGAAGTTACAACCATTACCTATACGATCAATGAGCCGGCGAGTGTCACGACAAAGATCATAAGTCAAAATGGAAGTCAAATCATAAGGGTTGCGGAAGAAAACGTTCAAAGAGAAGCCGGAACTTATTCGGTCATCTGGGACGGCAGGAGCACGTCAGGAGAAACTGTTACAACGCCGGCAGATTATCGGGTTCGCGTAGAAGCGATAGACAATTACGGAAAAATTACTATTCGGGATGGCAATATTCGAATTGCTTACTAG
- the cdaA gene encoding diadenylate cyclase CdaA has product MLETIISFSKPAAEIIILWVVLYRILVFFEGTRAIHVFKGIFYLLALFVICQLFALGTLNWLLTKIFGISVIAFFIIFQPELRHGLARLGQPHLFTIDLAEPELIMIIDALTSAVYKLSAKKIGCIVAIERQAKLNTCIESGIKIDSHVSTELLQSIFTPPSPLHDGGVVIRAERIIAASCLFPLSENQNFSKLIGTRHRAALGITEQTDAIVILSSEETGEISIAVDGKFIPVTNKERFVNILKELLIGKK; this is encoded by the coding sequence ATGCTCGAGACCATCATATCTTTCTCTAAACCCGCCGCCGAGATCATCATCCTCTGGGTCGTTCTTTACCGCATTCTCGTTTTTTTTGAAGGCACGCGCGCCATTCACGTATTTAAAGGGATCTTTTATCTTTTGGCGCTTTTTGTTATTTGCCAGCTCTTTGCGCTCGGAACGCTCAATTGGCTGCTCACCAAGATCTTCGGGATCTCCGTTATCGCTTTTTTTATCATCTTTCAGCCCGAGCTTCGCCACGGATTAGCCCGATTAGGACAGCCTCATTTATTTACCATTGATCTCGCAGAACCGGAACTTATCATGATCATTGACGCGCTCACCTCCGCCGTTTACAAGCTTTCCGCAAAAAAAATAGGCTGCATCGTCGCCATTGAACGCCAGGCAAAACTTAATACCTGCATCGAAAGCGGCATTAAGATCGACAGCCATGTTTCGACGGAGCTTTTGCAAAGCATCTTCACACCGCCATCGCCTTTACACGACGGAGGTGTGGTGATCCGCGCCGAACGCATCATTGCCGCGTCGTGCCTTTTTCCGCTTTCGGAAAATCAAAATTTCAGCAAACTCATCGGAACACGCCATCGCGCGGCCTTAGGAATTACCGAACAAACCGACGCCATCGTTATTCTCTCATCGGAAGAAACAGGAGAGATCTCCATCGCAGTGGACGGAAAGTTTATCCCTGTCACCAATAAAGAACGATTTGTTAACATTCTAAAAGAACTCTTGATAGGAAAAAAATGA
- a CDS encoding NAD(P)H-hydrate dehydratase — protein MPAPLLRTKRNVHKNDFGHVLILAGSKQMLGAAALCALSAMRAGAGLATIGIPKSLNLTLQKKISPVIMTWSLPETKEQTLSFKAYPAIKKRLNSFDCVAIGPGLSTNTQTQKLIRKIITTADKPLVIDADALNALAKDLKVLLKNPSEKVLTPHPGEMARLTGLSKKMIENSGLKIAQQFSAQYHCILLLKGSRTIVAAPNGKTYINKTGNPGMATAGSGDVLTGMIAAFLAQGIPAFDAAKLGAYLHGKAGDIAARKKTRLALIATDIIDEIPKVIKFSS, from the coding sequence TTGCCAGCGCCATTATTACGGACTAAAAGAAACGTCCACAAGAATGATTTCGGCCATGTGCTTATTTTAGCCGGATCAAAGCAGATGCTGGGCGCGGCGGCCCTTTGCGCTTTATCGGCTATGCGCGCCGGAGCAGGGCTTGCAACGATCGGAATTCCAAAAAGCCTGAATTTAACTCTTCAGAAGAAAATCTCTCCCGTCATTATGACTTGGTCGCTTCCGGAAACAAAAGAGCAAACACTCTCATTCAAGGCTTATCCGGCTATCAAAAAAAGGCTGAACTCATTTGATTGTGTCGCCATCGGGCCCGGTTTATCGACAAACACGCAAACACAAAAACTCATCCGAAAAATTATCACAACTGCCGATAAGCCTTTAGTTATTGATGCCGACGCGTTAAACGCGCTCGCCAAAGATCTCAAGGTGCTTTTAAAAAATCCTTCCGAGAAAGTTTTAACACCGCACCCGGGTGAAATGGCGCGATTAACCGGGCTTTCCAAAAAAATGATCGAGAACTCTGGGCTGAAAATTGCGCAGCAATTTTCCGCCCAATATCACTGCATCCTCCTATTAAAGGGAAGCCGCACCATTGTTGCCGCGCCAAACGGAAAAACTTATATCAATAAAACCGGAAATCCCGGTATGGCAACAGCCGGAAGCGGAGATGTCTTGACCGGAATGATCGCCGCGTTTTTGGCGCAGGGAATTCCGGCATTTGACGCGGCCAAGCTTGGCGCTTATCTGCATGGCAAAGCGGGAGATATCGCGGCACGAAAAAAAACCCGCCTTGCGCTTATTGCCACGGATATCATTGATGAAATTCCTAAGGTCATAAAATTCTCTTCGTAG
- a CDS encoding pyridoxine 5'-phosphate synthase — translation MPKLGVNIDHVATLRQARREFEPDPIAAARLCEKAGAESIVAHLREDRRHINDKDIIALKKSVKTRFNLEMSVNEGIVNIALKIKPDQATLVPERRQEVTTEGGLDVSKNFSKIKNVVARLEKKGITASLFIDPDKAQIKKSFEAGARMIELHTGCYARAKTRSAIKRELFKLKDATKFAQNLGITVNAGHGLNYKNVTAVAQIKGVEELNIGHSIISESVFCGLEKAVQEMIRKIKK, via the coding sequence ATGCCTAAACTCGGTGTTAATATTGACCACGTGGCTACCTTGCGCCAGGCCCGGCGGGAATTCGAACCGGACCCGATCGCCGCGGCTCGTCTTTGCGAAAAAGCGGGCGCGGAGAGCATTGTGGCGCATTTGCGTGAAGACCGACGGCATATCAACGATAAAGATATTATCGCGCTAAAAAAATCCGTAAAAACGCGTTTTAATTTAGAGATGTCCGTTAACGAAGGAATCGTTAATATCGCTTTAAAGATTAAACCCGACCAGGCAACTCTTGTTCCCGAACGCCGCCAAGAAGTTACCACTGAAGGGGGACTTGATGTTTCGAAAAATTTTAGCAAAATCAAAAACGTTGTCGCGCGTTTAGAAAAAAAGGGGATCACCGCAAGCCTTTTTATTGACCCCGATAAAGCTCAAATAAAAAAATCTTTTGAAGCCGGCGCGCGCATGATAGAGCTTCATACGGGCTGTTATGCGCGCGCCAAAACAAGATCCGCTATCAAGCGCGAACTTTTCAAATTAAAAGACGCAACAAAGTTCGCGCAAAATTTAGGAATAACGGTTAACGCCGGACATGGGCTTAATTATAAAAACGTTACGGCAGTCGCCCAAATTAAAGGAGTGGAAGAGCTTAATATCGGACATTCGATCATCTCCGAATCTGTTTTTTGTGGACTAGAGAAAGCTGTTCAAGAAATGATCAGGAAAATAAAGAAATGA
- the acpS gene encoding holo-ACP synthase, translating to MILGTGIDIIEIDRVEAAIKRWGDSFLRYIFTDDEIAYAKKHKYPTQHFAARFAAKEAVLKAIGDNSVLHWKDIQITNDKNGKPVCRYNKKSFKKKILISLSHTKNYAVASAIITD from the coding sequence ATGATCCTCGGTACCGGAATAGACATTATCGAAATTGACCGTGTAGAGGCGGCTATTAAACGTTGGGGAGATAGCTTTTTGCGTTATATCTTTACCGACGACGAAATTGCCTACGCCAAAAAACACAAATACCCAACCCAGCATTTCGCGGCGCGCTTTGCCGCTAAAGAAGCTGTTCTAAAGGCCATCGGTGATAATAGTGTTTTGCATTGGAAAGATATTCAGATCACCAACGATAAAAACGGAAAACCCGTTTGCCGCTACAATAAAAAAAGCTTCAAGAAAAAGATCCTGATCTCGCTTTCGCACACCAAAAATTATGCGGTTGCCAGCGCCATTATTACGGACTAA
- the folP gene encoding dihydropteroate synthase, with protein sequence MGILNLTPDSFSGDGFLTKNYSPALGLELAQKLIQDGADIIDVGGESTRPSARFISAKEEIRRIIPTIKLLTKKIKKPISVDTYKEPVAKAALDCGAAIVNNIKGTSLDKSLIKTIKSYRAAIVLMHIRGNPKTMQKNIRYQNVIAEIISELKESIEKCLEFGLSSDKIIVDPGIGFGKTVDQNFEIIRRLSEFKTLGFPILVGTSRKSFIGKALNKEAHQRLWGTAASVAAAILNGAHIVRVHDVKEMRDVVKVTDAILNAKNKN encoded by the coding sequence ATGGGGATCTTAAATCTCACGCCGGATTCTTTTAGCGGCGATGGATTCTTAACAAAAAACTACAGCCCCGCGCTTGGGCTAGAGCTCGCGCAAAAACTCATCCAAGACGGTGCTGACATTATTGACGTCGGGGGAGAATCCACCCGGCCCAGCGCCCGTTTCATCAGCGCCAAAGAGGAAATAAGACGCATTATTCCCACCATCAAACTTCTCACTAAGAAAATAAAAAAACCTATTTCCGTCGATACTTATAAAGAGCCCGTCGCGAAAGCCGCGCTTGATTGCGGCGCGGCGATCGTTAACAATATCAAAGGAACCTCTCTTGATAAAAGTTTAATTAAAACCATCAAAAGCTACCGCGCCGCCATTGTCCTGATGCACATCCGGGGAAACCCAAAAACAATGCAAAAAAATATCCGCTATCAAAACGTGATCGCGGAAATAATTTCAGAGCTGAAAGAATCGATAGAAAAATGCTTGGAGTTTGGACTATCATCAGATAAAATCATTGTAGACCCCGGTATCGGGTTTGGAAAAACCGTCGATCAGAATTTTGAGATCATCCGGAGATTATCGGAATTTAAGACGCTGGGATTTCCTATTCTTGTCGGAACATCCCGAAAATCTTTTATCGGTAAAGCGCTGAACAAAGAAGCACATCAGCGTCTCTGGGGAACAGCGGCCAGTGTCGCCGCCGCCATTTTAAACGGCGCGCACATCGTGCGCGTTCACGACGTTAAAGAAATGCGCGACGTCGTTAAAGTGACCGACGCGATCCTTAACGCAAAAAATAAAAACTAA